The following are from one region of the Staphylococcus argenteus genome:
- a CDS encoding M20 family metallopeptidase has product MNQQLIETLKAKEDKMIEIRRYLHQHPELSFHEDETAKYIAEFYKGKDVEVETNVGPRGIKVTIDSGKPGKTLAIRADFDALPITEDTGLSFASQNKGVMHACGHDAHTAYMLVLAETLAEMKDSFTGKVVVIHQPAEEVPPGGAKAMIENGVLDGVDHVLGVHVMSTMKTGNVYYRPGYVQTGRAFFKLKVQGKGGHGSSPHMANDAIVAGSYFVTALQTVVSRRLSPFETGVVTIGSFDGKGQFNVIKDIVEIEGDVRGLTDATKATIEKEIKRLSKGLEALYGVTCTLEYNDDYPALYNDPEFTEYVANTLKEANLDFGIEMCEPQPPSEDFAYYAKERPSAFIYTGAAVEDGEIYPHHHPKFNISEKSLLISAEAVGTVVLDYLKGDN; this is encoded by the coding sequence ATGAATCAACAATTAATTGAAACTTTAAAAGCAAAAGAAGACAAAATGATTGAGATCAGACGTTATTTACATCAGCATCCAGAATTATCTTTTCATGAAGATGAAACGGCGAAATACATCGCTGAATTTTACAAAGGTAAAGATGTGGAAGTAGAAACGAATGTCGGACCGCGTGGGATTAAAGTAACGATTGATTCAGGGAAACCTGGTAAAACATTAGCAATCCGTGCAGACTTTGATGCCTTACCTATTACTGAAGATACAGGCTTATCTTTTGCATCACAAAATAAAGGTGTTATGCATGCTTGCGGTCACGATGCACATACAGCTTACATGCTTGTATTAGCAGAGACACTTGCTGAAATGAAAGATAGTTTTACAGGAAAAGTCGTTGTGATACATCAACCAGCTGAAGAAGTACCACCGGGTGGTGCTAAAGCAATGATTGAAAATGGTGTATTAGACGGTGTTGATCATGTATTAGGTGTACACGTCATGAGCACGATGAAAACAGGTAATGTATATTACAGACCGGGCTATGTTCAAACAGGACGTGCATTCTTCAAATTAAAAGTTCAAGGTAAAGGTGGCCATGGTTCATCACCACATATGGCAAATGATGCCATTGTTGCAGGTAGCTACTTCGTCACAGCGTTACAAACAGTTGTATCTAGACGACTAAGCCCATTTGAAACAGGAGTTGTCACAATCGGTTCATTTGACGGTAAAGGTCAATTCAATGTCATTAAAGATATTGTTGAAATTGAGGGCGATGTACGTGGTTTAACAGATGCTACAAAAGCAACAATTGAAAAAGAAATTAAACGTTTATCAAAAGGATTAGAAGCATTGTATGGTGTAACTTGCACATTAGAATATAACGATGATTATCCTGCATTATATAATGATCCAGAATTCACTGAGTACGTAGCTAACACATTAAAAGAAGCAAATCTTGATTTTGGCATTGAAATGTGTGAACCACAACCACCTTCAGAAGACTTTGCATACTATGCTAAGGAACGACCAAGTGCCTTTATTTATACAGGTGCAGCTGTGGAAGATGGTGAAATTTACCCACATCATCATCCTAAATTTAACATTTCAGAAAAATCATTACTTATTTCGGCAGAAGCTGTAGGGACAGTTGTTTTAGATTACCTTAAAGGAGATAACTAA
- the norC gene encoding multidrug efflux MFS transporter NorC, giving the protein MNETYRGGNKLILGIVLGVITFWLFAQSLVNVVPNLQQSFGADMGTISIAVSLTALFSGMFVVGAGGLADKIGRVKMTNIGLLLSIIGSALIIITNLPALLILGRIIQGVSAACIMPSTLAIMKTYYQGAERQRALSYWSIGSWGGSGICSLFGGAVATTMGWRWIFIFSIIVAIVSMLLIKGTPETKSEVTNTHKFDVVGLIVLVVMLLSLNVVITKGAALGYTSLWFFGLIAVVVVAFFMFLKVEKKVDNPLIDFKLFENKPYTGATISNFLLNGVAGTLIVANTFVQQGLGYTALQAGYLSITYLIMVLLMIRVGEKLLQRMGSKRPMLLGTFIVVIGIALISLVFLPGIFYVISCVVGYLCFGLGLGIYATPSTDTAISNAPLDKVGVASGIYKMASSLGGAFGVAISGAVYAGAVAATSIHTGAMIALWVNVLMGIIAFIAILFAIPNDDKRLKDAK; this is encoded by the coding sequence ATGAATGAAACATATCGCGGGGGCAACAAGTTAATTTTAGGTATTGTATTGGGTGTTATTACATTTTGGTTGTTTGCACAATCACTTGTTAATGTTGTACCAAACTTACAACAAAGTTTTGGTGCAGACATGGGGACAATTAGTATTGCGGTCAGTCTAACTGCACTATTTTCAGGTATGTTTGTTGTTGGGGCAGGCGGACTAGCAGATAAAATTGGGCGCGTGAAAATGACGAATATCGGCTTATTATTAAGTATTATTGGTTCAGCCTTAATTATTATTACGAATTTACCGGCATTATTAATTTTAGGTCGTATTATACAAGGTGTATCAGCAGCATGTATAATGCCTTCCACATTAGCTATTATGAAAACATATTATCAAGGGGCAGAGCGTCAACGTGCCTTAAGTTATTGGTCTATCGGTTCTTGGGGCGGTAGTGGTATCTGTTCACTCTTCGGTGGGGCAGTTGCGACAACTATGGGGTGGAGATGGATTTTCATCTTCTCAATTATCGTTGCCATTGTTTCAATGTTACTCATCAAAGGGACACCTGAAACGAAATCAGAAGTTACCAATACACATAAGTTTGACGTTGTTGGATTAATCGTTCTAGTAGTTATGTTACTAAGTTTAAACGTTGTCATTACTAAAGGCGCGGCACTTGGTTATACGTCACTATGGTTCTTTGGTTTAATTGCAGTCGTTGTTGTAGCATTCTTTATGTTCTTAAAAGTTGAGAAAAAAGTAGACAATCCGCTTATTGATTTTAAATTATTTGAAAATAAACCGTATACAGGTGCAACGATTTCTAACTTCTTATTAAATGGTGTCGCAGGTACATTAATTGTAGCGAATACATTTGTACAACAAGGTTTAGGTTATACAGCATTGCAGGCTGGATACTTATCAATTACTTATTTAATCATGGTGTTATTGATGATTCGTGTTGGTGAAAAATTATTACAAAGAATGGGTTCTAAGCGACCAATGTTATTAGGTACATTCATTGTAGTCATTGGTATTGCGCTTATTTCATTAGTATTTTTACCAGGTATCTTTTATGTTATCAGTTGTGTTGTAGGATATTTATGTTTCGGACTAGGTTTAGGTATTTATGCAACACCTTCTACAGATACTGCCATTTCAAATGCACCTTTAGATAAAGTAGGTGTTGCATCAGGTATTTATAAAATGGCTTCATCACTTGGTGGCGCATTCGGTGTCGCAATTAGTGGTGCAGTATATGCTGGTGCAGTTGCTGCTACGAGCATTCATACAGGTGCGATGATTGCACTTTGGGTTAACGTATTAATGGGTATCATTGCATTTATCGCAATCTTATTTGCGATTCCAAATGATGATAAGCGCTTAAAAGACGCGAAATAA